The window GTCGTGATTGGCAATAACTGCGTAATTGAGCGAAACGCAAGGGTGTTGGAAAACTCGGTGCTTGGTGACAATTGCGTTGTGGAACAGGAAGCTGCCGTGAAGGAAAGCATCTTGTGGGAGGGGGCTCGAGTAATGCAGAATACGATACTCGAGCGCTGTGTTGTTGGAAAAGGCTGCCAAGTAAAATCGAACGCTGCTGTGTTCGATGGGGTGATTGTTGATCCGAACAGACACTGAGTCTATGCAATCACTTCAAGCATTCTTCGGGTACTTAAAACCCACGAGGAAATATCAGTTGGAAACTTAGCATAAAAGAGCTTTTAAAGGGAAGTGTAAAAGAATAATTTTGTGAGAAACTGGAGGGCACCTTTCAATGGTCAAGCATGATGTAAAAGATCTAAGTCTCGCGCCAAAGGGTAAGCTGCGAATTGAATGGGCTGAGCAATTTATGCCCGTCCTTAGACTAATAAGGGCAAGGTTTGAAAAGGAAAAGCCACTCGAGGGCATCACTCTCGTTGCATGCCTTCATATCACTACCGAGACGGCGAATCTTGCCCGAACGCTCAAAGCAGGTGGTGCGAGACTCGCCCTTTGTGCTTCAAATCCGCTTTCCACTCAGGATGATTGTGCGGCATCATTAGTTGTGGATTACGAGATTCCTACGTTTGCAATAAAAGGCGAGGATAGGGAGACATACTATCGCCATATTCAATCGGCGCTCGACTTTGGGCCAAACATAACAATGGATGACGGCGCAGACACAGTTTCTGTAATCCACTCCGAAAGGACCGAATTGCAAGAAAATATCATTGGTGGCACAGAAGAGACGACAACCGGCGTCATTCGGTTGCGGGCGATGGAGCGTGATGGCGTTCTTCGCTATCCGATAATTGCTGTAAATGATGCAAACACGAAGCATCTTTTTGACAACCGGTATGGCACCGGCCAAAGTACAATCGACGGCATCCTGCGCGCGACAAACATTCTCTACGCTGGTTCGGTCTTCGTCGTTGCAGGTTATGGCTGGTGTGGACGAGGAGTAGCAATGCGGGCAAGCGGAATGGGAGCCCGAGTAATCGTTACTGAGGTCAATCCTCTTCGAGCGCTTGAGGCTGTTATGGATGGTTACGAGGTCATGCCGATTGCCGAAGCAGCCAAAATTGGAGACATCTTTTGCACACTTACCGGAGATATCCATGTCATTCGTGAAGAACACTTCCTTTCTATGAAAGACGGTGCTATCGTCGCCAATTCCGGCCACTTCAACGTTGAGCTCGACCTTGATGCACTTGCGCGGATTGCGACGGCCCGCCGAAAGATACGTGACTTCGTCGAGGAATTCACGCTTCCAAATGGAAAGCGCATTTTCGTGCTAGGCGAGGGCCGCCTCATTAACTTAGCAGCAGCCGAAGGACATCCAGCGGTTGTTATGGACATGAGCTTTGCAAATCAGGCGCTTTCCGTTGAATATCTAGTTAAACATGCCAAGGAACTCGAACGGAAGGTTTACCCCGTGCCGCAGGAAATTGATATGGAGGTTGCCCGCCTAAAGCTCGATGCAATGGGAGTAAAAATTGACGTACTGACTCCTGAACAAGAGAAATATTTAACCTCATGGGAGGAGGGCACATAACGCTCGTCAATTCATGTTGTCGAGCCTCGCTTTGGTTGATTTGAAGGGAAGGTC is drawn from Armatimonadota bacterium and contains these coding sequences:
- the ahcY gene encoding adenosylhomocysteinase, whose amino-acid sequence is MVKHDVKDLSLAPKGKLRIEWAEQFMPVLRLIRARFEKEKPLEGITLVACLHITTETANLARTLKAGGARLALCASNPLSTQDDCAASLVVDYEIPTFAIKGEDRETYYRHIQSALDFGPNITMDDGADTVSVIHSERTELQENIIGGTEETTTGVIRLRAMERDGVLRYPIIAVNDANTKHLFDNRYGTGQSTIDGILRATNILYAGSVFVVAGYGWCGRGVAMRASGMGARVIVTEVNPLRALEAVMDGYEVMPIAEAAKIGDIFCTLTGDIHVIREEHFLSMKDGAIVANSGHFNVELDLDALARIATARRKIRDFVEEFTLPNGKRIFVLGEGRLINLAAAEGHPAVVMDMSFANQALSVEYLVKHAKELERKVYPVPQEIDMEVARLKLDAMGVKIDVLTPEQEKYLTSWEEGT